ATCCCACCAGGCGGATCAGGATTGTGCCTCCCTGACCCCGGAATCTTTCCTGCCGCGCATTCACGTTATCAAAGGCGTGGATATCTCTACGGCGGCGATCTGCCGCCAGTGCGAAGACGCGCCGTGCGCCAACGTCTGCCCTAACGGGGCAATCAAACGCGAAAAAGGATTTGTACACGTGATGCAGGAGCGCTGCATCGGCTGCAAAACCTGCGTGGTGGCCTGTCCGTATGGCGCGATGGAAGTGGTCGTTCGCCCGGTGGTGCGCAACAGCGGCGCGGGGCTGAGCGTGCGAGCGGAGAAGGCCGAAGCCAATAAATGCGACCTCTGCTACCACCGCGAAGCCGGCCCGGCCTGCATGGAAGCCTGTCCGACGCACGCGCTGGTCTGCGTGGATCGCGACAAACTCGAACAGATGAGCGCGGAAAAACGCCGTCGGGCAGCGTTCGACACGTCGTCATCTCTGCTGTTTTAAGCCGCGATGAGCAGTAACGGTGTGCAGCTACGCATACGCGGCAGGGTGCAGGGCGTCGGTTTTCGTCCCTTCGTCTGGCAGCTGGCGAACCAGCTTCAGCTGAGGGGCGATGTCTGCAATGACGCACAGGGCGTGCTGGTGCGCCTCGCGGGTGATGGGGGGGCCTTTACCGCGAGGCTGCATCAGGACTGCCCACCCCTGGCACGCATTGACCACGTTGATACGCAGCCCTTTACCTGGACGCGCGTGCCGGACGATTTTTCCATTCGCCACAGCGCGGGCGGGACCATGGACACCCAGATTGTTCCGGATGCCGCCACCTGCCCGGCGTGTCTGGCCGAAATGCGCGACCCTGCCGGGCGCCGCTACCGCTATCCCTTTATCAACTGCACCCACTGCGGCCCGCGTTTCACCATTATCCGCGCGATGCCGTATGACCGTCCGGCCACGGCAATGGCGCACTTCCCGCTGTGCACGCCCTGTGAAACGGAGTACCGCGACCCCGCCGACCGGCGTTTTCATGCCCAGCCGGTGGCGTGCCCGGACTGTGGCCCCTGGCTGGAATGGCGCGCGGGTGATAAAACCGCCGTGCGTGAAGCGGCCCTGAGCGCCGCGGTTGAGATGCTGAAAAACGGCGGCATCGTCGCCATCAAAGGGCTGGGCGGTTTTCACCTTGCCTGCGATGCCCGCCATCCGCAGGCGATAGCCACACTGCGTTTGCGCAAGCGTCGTCCGGCGAAGCCGCTGGCGGTGATCCTCCCGCAGGCGGATGGCCTGCCGGATTCGATCCAAACGCTGCTGCACTCTCCTGCTGCGCCCATCGTGTTAGTGCCGGCATCGTGGCTTCCTGACCTGCCCGACGGGATTGCTCCCGGTCTTTCGACGATTGGCGTCATGCTCCCGGCGAACCCGCTGCAGCATCTGCTGATGATGGACTGCCAGCGTCCGCTGGTGATGACCTCCGGCAACCTCAGCGGCAGGCCGCCAGCCATGACCAACCAGCAGGCGCTGGACGAGCTGGGTGACATCGCGGACGGGTTCCTGCTGCACAACCGCGACATCCTCCAGCGGATGGATGACTCCGTGCTGGATCAGGACGGCGTGATGCTGCGCCGCGCGCGCGGTTTTGTGCCGGATGCCATCACGTTACCCGCAGGGTTTTGCGATATCCCCGCCATGCTGTGCACCGGCGCGGAGCTGAAAAACACGTTTTGTCTGGTGCGCGGCAGCCAGGCGGTTGTGAGCCAGCACTTTGGCGATCTCAGCGAGGAGGGCGTGGAGGCGCAGTGGCGCGCGTCGCTTGACGTGATGCAGCGGATCTACGCCTTCCAGGCGGAACGCGTGGTCTGTGATGCGCATCCGGGGTATCACGCCCACGCGTGGGCCAAAGAGCAGGCGTTGCCGCTCGAGACGGTGCTGCACCACCACGCGCACGCGGCGGCCTGCATGGCCGAGCACGGCTGGCCGCTGGACGGCGGGGATGTGATTGCCCTGACGCTGGACGGCATTGGTATGGGCGAGAACGGCGCGCTGTGGGGCGGGGAATGCCTGCGGGTGAACTATCTCGAATGCGAACATCTGGGCGGCCTGCCCGCCGTGGCGCTGCCGGGCGGGGATCTGGCTGCCGTCCAGCCGTGGCGCAATTTGCTTGCCCACTGCCTGGCTTTTGTGCCGGCGTGGCAACGCTATCCGGAAACGCAGGCCGTGCAGCGGCAAAACTGGCCGCTGCTTTCTGCCGCCATCGCGCGCGGGATCAACGCGCCGCGGGCCTCATCCTGTGGACGGCTGTTCGACGCGGTGGCCTGCGCGCTGGGCATTGCCGCTGAAAACCAGCGCTACGAAGGGGAAGCCGCCTGCGGGCTGGAAGCGCTGGCGTCGCAGTGTGCGGGTGTGGCGCATCCGGTTACCCTGTCGGTGGAAAACCTCTCTCTCTTCTGGCAGCAGTGGCTCAACTGGCAGGCAGAACCCTGCGAGCGGGCATGGGCCTTCCATGACGCCCTGGCAAAAGGGCTGGCAGAACTTGCCGTGCGCCATGCCCGGCGTCTGTCGCTTTCAACGGTGTGCTGCAGCGGCGGCGTGTTCCATAACCGTCTGCTGCGCGCGCGGCTTAGTCATTACCTTGCCGACTACCACCTTCTTTTTCCTCGTCAGCTGCCCGCAGGTGACGGGGCTATCTCCTTCGGGCAGGCGGTTGTCGCCGCCGCCCGGTCATGTTCACAAAGGACTCAAAATGTTACGACTCTTACGCAATGAACCTCGCGCGGCGTTCCTGCTGCTGGCTCTGGTAATGGCAAATCTGCTTGCATGGGGATGGGCATGGTCAACCTTCAGCGCCAGCCCGGCACTGATGGCCGCAAGCCTGCTGGCCTGGTGCTACGGACTGCGACACGCGGTGGATGCCGACCATATTGCGGCTATCGATACCGTCACGCGTAAGATGATGCAGCAGGGCAAACGCCCGTCCGGCGTGGGGGCGTGGTTTTCGCTGGGGCACTCTACCATCGTGGTGCTGGCGTCCATTGCAATCGCGGCAACCGCCACGGCCTTCCAGAAAAACATGGCCTGGTTCCACGAGACGGGCGGGATGATTGGCACCGCCGTGTCGGCCACGTTCCTGCTGGCAATGGCACTGGTGAATATGGTGATTTTACGCGGCGTCTGGCGCAGTTTTCAGGCGCTGAAAAAAGGGCGTTCGGCCAGCGGCGATCTTGCGCTGCCAGCGCAGGGCGGGGTGATGAACTGGCTGTTTGGCGCGACGTTCCGCCTGGTCAACAAAAGCTGGCAGATGTACCTGGTCGGCTTCCTGTTCGGACTGGGTTTTGACACCGCCACCGAGATTGGCGTGCTGGGCATCTCCGCGGCCAGCGCCTCAAAGGGGATGTCGGTGTGGGCGATCATGATCTTCCCGGCCCTGTTCGCCAGCGGCATGGCGCTGATCGACACGCTTGATAATCTGTTAATGGTGGGCGCTTACGGCTGGGCGTTTAATAAACCACAGCGCAAGCTCTACTACAACATGACCATCACCGGGACATCCGTGATAGTGGCGCTGTTCATCGGTGGGCTGGAAGCGCTGGGCCTGCTGATGGATAAATTCGCACTCAGCGGCGGCGTGTGGGAGCTGATTGGCGCGGTCAAAGACAACCTCGGCAACGCCGGATTTGTCGTCGTTGGGCTGTTTGTCGCCTGCTGGCTGATCTCGATGGTTAACTACCGCTGGCGCGGCTACGATGCGCTGGTCGTCCGTTCCTGAACCTGCGACGGAGGCTCGCCTGGGTAACCTCGGGCCAGCCTCCGGCTGTTAAAAATAACAGCTTTACGAAAAGGGTGATGCCCGGGAAATAAAAAATAATGCATGACAAATGAATTTAAATTATATTTTTACGGCGAATTATTATTTAAATATACCATACATTCTTAAATAAGATATTCCGCATTTTACACCATTAAAAAGGGTGCCATGGCCTTTGCTACTTACCCTGGTGGCAGGTTTCAGCAGGATATGCAGCCGCGCAGTGCGGGCTTCCGGGCTAAGATAAAATCAGTAAAATAAAACGGGTCGGTGTTTTTTAGTGATTTCGTATTTCAGTATTGATGGAAAAAATAATAAAAGGACTGATAGCGGTGATTTATCTGATTTGTATTTATTTTATGAATAGATTGCGTAAAAAAAAGCCCCAGGACATCGGGGCTGCGGATAATAAAATCCCAAGGTTAAGTAAGCGTGGTAAAAGGCTAAGGGTTAAGCGGGCAGCGATTTCAGCAGAGCGAAAGCCTCCTTCATCCGATCTTCACTGACCACGAAGGCGCGCAGATTGCCCTCATCGTCAGCACCGCGTGCCACCATCCCCTGAGACTCAAGGGTGATGTGCCAGTTAAGATCCCGGCGCTGGGTTTCACCGGCAAGGTGCAGCGGCAGCTCGGGTGTTTTCACCTTCACCAGCATCGCGGGTAATTTCAGGGGCGCACTGCCCCCAAGCAGGTTTTTCGCCAGATACATCGCGCTAAGCTGTATCGGCTGCAGGAACGGCAGAACCTGGCCGTTGATCTCCGCGCAATCGCCCAGCGCATAGATGTCGGGCTGCGTGGTGCGCAGGTAGCTGTCTACCTTCACGCCGCGGTGGGTCTCGGCTCCGGCACGGTGAGCCAGCGCCGTTACCGGACGCAGCCCGGTCGCAGCGATAACGACGTCTACCTCTACGCTGCGATTGCCGTCGAGCGTAGCGCGCACGCCGCCCTCGGTTTTGGTCAGACTGTGCAGCTGCGATTTCAGCAGCAGGTGCACGCCCATATCGGTCAGGCGATGCTGTAAGCGACTGCTTACTTCCGCAGGCATCAGCGCCGACAGGATGCTCGCCGCGTGGTCCACTAAGGTGACGGCTTTACCCGCCCGGCAGAAGTCCATCGCCAGCTCGGTGCCAATCAGGCCGCCGCCAACAATCATCACGCGCTGCGCATCGCGAAGCCTCGTTTCGCTGGCCTGGTACTCCTGCTGGCTGTTCAGGGTGAGCATCAGCTCGCGGCCTTCAACCGGTGGAACAAAGGCAGAAGCGCCGGTAGCAAGCACTAACTTATCGTACTGCCAGCTCTGGTCTTTCGCTTTCACGACGTGGGCGGCAGCGTCGATATCGGTTACCCAGGTGTAGGGAAACAGGCGCAGGTTAAACTGTTCCGCGAACTCCCCCGCCGACTGGCGGGTGAGGTCTTCTGCACGCTGATTCTGGCTAATGACGTGGCTTAAATCAGGCTTGTTGTACTCGTCCATGCTGTCGGCGGCGATCACCGTCAACGGCACGCTGGCATCCTGTTTACGAATGTTTTTCACCAGCTGGCGGGCGGCAAAGCCCGAGCCGATGATGACGATCCCGTTGCTCATTTTGCCTCCGTAGCCAGTTCGTCAAAGACGTCTTTACCAAGGGAACATTCCGGGCAGAGGAAGTTGTCCGGTACGTCACTCCACGGCGTGCCCGGGGCGACATCCTGCAGTGGCTCGCCCAGTTCCGGGTCGTAAATCCACTGGCAGACGCTGCACTGCATGCGCGGGCCGAGATCGGCAGAAGCGGCGGCACAGCTGCTGGCGGGCTGTGGTTCGGCCGGTTTTGCTACGGCTTCAGGCAGTGGAGCGAGCGCCCACTGACGTGCGATATCGCGACCGTGCTGGCGGCAGATTTCCAGTGCGTCGATGTCCGGGCGCCATTTGGCCTTGAGGCTCATGGACATTTCAAAACCGGCATCCTGCAGGCGGGTTGAGAGACGGTCAACCGCGCCGCCGCTCCAGCCGTGGGAGCCAAAGGCGCTGGCGCGTTTATTGCGGAAGCGCAGGCCGGTCATCTCTTCTACCAGACCCGCAATTTTTGGCATCATCACGTTGTTCATGGTGGAGGTGCCCACCAGCACGCCTTTGGAGCGGAAGGTATTGGTCAGAATCTCGTTTTTATCGCTGCGGGCGACGTTGAAGATTTTCACCGCTACGTTCGGGTCAACTTCGTTGATACCCTGCGCGATTGCATCCGCCATCATGCGGGTGTTGTTGGACATGGTGTCGTAGAAGATAGTGATGCGATCTTCCTGATAATCTGCCGCCCATTTCAGATACAGTTCGACAATCTGGGTTGGATTTTCACGCCATACCACGCCGTGAGAGGTGGCAATCATATCCACCGGCAGGTTAAAGCCGAGGATCTCAGTGATTTTTGGCGTTACAAGACGGCTGAACGGCGTAAGGATGTTGGCGTAGTAGCGCTGGCACTGCTCGAACAGCTCGGTCTGATCCACTTCGTCGTTGAACAAACGCTCATCGCAGTAGTGCTGGCCGAAGGCGTCGTTACTGAACAGCACCGCGTCGCCGGTCATGTAGGTCATCATGCTGTCAGGCCAGTGCAGCATAGGCGTTTCCACGAAGATCAGCTGTTTGCCGTTACCGATATCCAGGGAGTCACCGGTTTTCACGGTGTGGAAATTCCACTCCGGATGGTGATGATGGCCGTTAATGGAGTCAATCGCGTTGGTGGTGCAGTAGATTGGCGTATTCGGGATATGGGACATCAACTCGGTCAGCGCGCCGGCGTGATCTTCTTCCGCATGGTTAATAATGATGTAGTCGATGTCATTCAGGTCGATTTCGCTGCGCAGGTTCTGCACGAACTCACGGCTGAATTTGTGATCGACGGTATCAATCAGGACGTTTTTGCCTTCACGAATGAGATAGCTGTTGTAGCTGCTGCCGCGCAGCGTTTTGTATTCAGTTCCGTGGAAATCACGAACTTCCCAGTCACGTTGGCCAACCCAATGAATGTTATTTTTAACCAGAATAGACATAGCAACCTCAGTTTAAT
This region of Enterobacter cancerogenus genomic DNA includes:
- the hydN gene encoding electron transport protein HydN, translated to MNRFMMADASKCIGCRTCEVACVVSHQADQDCASLTPESFLPRIHVIKGVDISTAAICRQCEDAPCANVCPNGAIKREKGFVHVMQERCIGCKTCVVACPYGAMEVVVRPVVRNSGAGLSVRAEKAEANKCDLCYHREAGPACMEACPTHALVCVDRDKLEQMSAEKRRRAAFDTSSSLLF
- the hypF gene encoding carbamoyltransferase HypF, coding for MSSNGVQLRIRGRVQGVGFRPFVWQLANQLQLRGDVCNDAQGVLVRLAGDGGAFTARLHQDCPPLARIDHVDTQPFTWTRVPDDFSIRHSAGGTMDTQIVPDAATCPACLAEMRDPAGRRYRYPFINCTHCGPRFTIIRAMPYDRPATAMAHFPLCTPCETEYRDPADRRFHAQPVACPDCGPWLEWRAGDKTAVREAALSAAVEMLKNGGIVAIKGLGGFHLACDARHPQAIATLRLRKRRPAKPLAVILPQADGLPDSIQTLLHSPAAPIVLVPASWLPDLPDGIAPGLSTIGVMLPANPLQHLLMMDCQRPLVMTSGNLSGRPPAMTNQQALDELGDIADGFLLHNRDILQRMDDSVLDQDGVMLRRARGFVPDAITLPAGFCDIPAMLCTGAELKNTFCLVRGSQAVVSQHFGDLSEEGVEAQWRASLDVMQRIYAFQAERVVCDAHPGYHAHAWAKEQALPLETVLHHHAHAAACMAEHGWPLDGGDVIALTLDGIGMGENGALWGGECLRVNYLECEHLGGLPAVALPGGDLAAVQPWRNLLAHCLAFVPAWQRYPETQAVQRQNWPLLSAAIARGINAPRASSCGRLFDAVACALGIAAENQRYEGEAACGLEALASQCAGVAHPVTLSVENLSLFWQQWLNWQAEPCERAWAFHDALAKGLAELAVRHARRLSLSTVCCSGGVFHNRLLRARLSHYLADYHLLFPRQLPAGDGAISFGQAVVAAARSCSQRTQNVTTLTQ
- a CDS encoding HoxN/HupN/NixA family nickel/cobalt transporter — encoded protein: MLRLLRNEPRAAFLLLALVMANLLAWGWAWSTFSASPALMAASLLAWCYGLRHAVDADHIAAIDTVTRKMMQQGKRPSGVGAWFSLGHSTIVVLASIAIAATATAFQKNMAWFHETGGMIGTAVSATFLLAMALVNMVILRGVWRSFQALKKGRSASGDLALPAQGGVMNWLFGATFRLVNKSWQMYLVGFLFGLGFDTATEIGVLGISAASASKGMSVWAIMIFPALFASGMALIDTLDNLLMVGAYGWAFNKPQRKLYYNMTITGTSVIVALFIGGLEALGLLMDKFALSGGVWELIGAVKDNLGNAGFVVVGLFVACWLISMVNYRWRGYDALVVRS
- the norW gene encoding NADH:flavorubredoxin reductase NorW, giving the protein MSNGIVIIGSGFAARQLVKNIRKQDASVPLTVIAADSMDEYNKPDLSHVISQNQRAEDLTRQSAGEFAEQFNLRLFPYTWVTDIDAAAHVVKAKDQSWQYDKLVLATGASAFVPPVEGRELMLTLNSQQEYQASETRLRDAQRVMIVGGGLIGTELAMDFCRAGKAVTLVDHAASILSALMPAEVSSRLQHRLTDMGVHLLLKSQLHSLTKTEGGVRATLDGNRSVEVDVVIAATGLRPVTALAHRAGAETHRGVKVDSYLRTTQPDIYALGDCAEINGQVLPFLQPIQLSAMYLAKNLLGGSAPLKLPAMLVKVKTPELPLHLAGETQRRDLNWHITLESQGMVARGADDEGNLRAFVVSEDRMKEAFALLKSLPA
- the norV gene encoding anaerobic nitric oxide reductase flavorubredoxin, which gives rise to MSILVKNNIHWVGQRDWEVRDFHGTEYKTLRGSSYNSYLIREGKNVLIDTVDHKFSREFVQNLRSEIDLNDIDYIIINHAEEDHAGALTELMSHIPNTPIYCTTNAIDSINGHHHHPEWNFHTVKTGDSLDIGNGKQLIFVETPMLHWPDSMMTYMTGDAVLFSNDAFGQHYCDERLFNDEVDQTELFEQCQRYYANILTPFSRLVTPKITEILGFNLPVDMIATSHGVVWRENPTQIVELYLKWAADYQEDRITIFYDTMSNNTRMMADAIAQGINEVDPNVAVKIFNVARSDKNEILTNTFRSKGVLVGTSTMNNVMMPKIAGLVEEMTGLRFRNKRASAFGSHGWSGGAVDRLSTRLQDAGFEMSMSLKAKWRPDIDALEICRQHGRDIARQWALAPLPEAVAKPAEPQPASSCAAASADLGPRMQCSVCQWIYDPELGEPLQDVAPGTPWSDVPDNFLCPECSLGKDVFDELATEAK